In Bradysia coprophila strain Holo2 unplaced genomic scaffold, BU_Bcop_v1 contig_358, whole genome shotgun sequence, one DNA window encodes the following:
- the LOC119081368 gene encoding uncharacterized protein LOC119081368: protein MRSQVILDGLKSLQPDEEVTAKQIVQWMIGALEITVHIPYFTITSTGEVSRAFFKHLQSESAKVKFPFHNKLFVKNFFRVVHAVGRIFDVTIEEETSLKCWIQIGQFVNDLQKHCKNGLFTLVGGAMSVSLLKKMIAVPGFNTNKDIVDSMLLYYKCGPAVADAKIKVFEKKIKISKHLNCQYKDCIDAFFELIGENLIFSSDTFFPTTAKILLDGVSYSTAETVNKYLDAVNVSLGSNDEVAKCNMAMFLQRKQLMKLLYMIMKMKPVHSKMVKMLKMMLEYSREKNIPYEIDWTTVFVHVISSTHDFLELLFLETQGAEQDEEIKSCNLVERVIQIFLRYNDEINKLPAQQHRLEQHSVDKFMNLIKDHINFVTCDTLFSLLRKHVADSPATCAVIILFIYRAVTTSTDLEARKSLLNTAYRQITYMKSYPELLCRLNKMFDFSNVMNNEHEEFRKQMLLIVPEAFRQCSLYCTAVDLLTVLKAVGYENNKLIDLFYKQLHLNRSKETLVLILAADDVFNISEKVNPFHRRRVFDYFKQSFKHSSSDKQVLYASLMIHMLAALQSTPDRFLGEASNTVENEARDVFEFLSKGIHAADKISFAAVHLGIAICVYHSTFQRPGVELLKSFSTLAAISFEFRLSYESDAKKDPVLNDLHLVSKFWRCACGVYKKINPSPLTPSIIFESYPHMKIYTVATAEEFLLTILDYGCAAERFELFVQSIHSLVRNLEKGQVNPIVNKLFKFVEKTKWARDKGKIATMIFLSNLPFNRTDFLRPEVVWEVQINLYKNQLNIDYRKRVMYALSAHVAREVDPTRKYWEELCQYLLHTPIADMAPETEEVRHFYDVTVV from the exons ATGCGTTCACAG GTTATTTTAGACGGATTGAAAAGTCTTCAGCCTGACGAAGAAGTAACTGCAAAACAAATTGTCCAATGGATGATCGGAGCGCTTGAAATTACTGTGCATATTCCGTATTTTACCATAACCTCTACAGGTGAAGTGAGCAGAGCGTTTTTCAAACATCTTCAATCTGAATCC GCGAAAGTAAAGTTTCCTTTTCATAACAAACTGTTTGTGAAAAACTTCTTCCGTGTGGTTCATGCTGTTGGGCGGATATTCGACGTAACCATCGAAGAAGAAACTTCTCTTAAATGTTGGATTCAAATTGGACAGTTTGTGAATGACCTGCAAAAGCATTGCAAAAACGGTCTATTTACGCTGGTCGGTGGTGCGATGAGTGTATCgcttctgaaaaaaatgattgctgTTCCGGGTTTCAATACGAACAAAGACATAGTTGACAGCATGTTACTTTACTATAAGTGTGGCCCTGCTGTTGCAGATGCGAAAATCAAagtgttcgaaaaaaaaatcaaaatatctaAACATCTAAACTGTCAATATAAGGATTGTATCGACgcatttttcgaattaataGGAGAAAATCTAATCTTCTCGTCGGACACTTTCTTTCCAACTACTGCCAAAATTTTGTTGGACGGTGTATCTTATAGTACCGCGGAGACAGTGAACAAATACCTGGATGCTGTGAACGTTTCACTTGGATCGAATGATGAAGTAGCCAAATGCAATATGGCCATGTTTTTACAGCGAAAACAGTTGATGAAACTATTGTAtatgataatgaaaatgaaacccGTACATAGTAAGATGGTAAAAATGCTTAAAATGATGCTGGA ATATTCTAGAGAGAAGAACATTCCGTATGAAATTGATTGGACAACAGTGTTTGTTCACGTTATTTCTTCGACCCATGATTTTCTGGAGCTTCTCTTCTTGGAAACACAAGGTGCTGAGCAGGACGAAGAAATCAAATCATGTAATCTAGTCGAAAGAGTCATTCAGATTTTCCTTCGATATAAT gacgaaattaataaattgcCTGCTCAACAACATCGGCTGGAGCAGCACAGCGTTGATAAATTCATGAATCTGATCAAAGACCACATCAATTTCGTGACATGCGACACACTGTTTTCTCTGTTGCGTAAACATGTTGCAGACAGTCCAGCTACGTGCGCTGTAATCATTCTGTTTATCTACAGAGCTGTTACGACTTCGACTGACC TTGAAGCTCGCAAAAGCTTATTGAATACTGCGTATCGTCAAATCACTTACATGAAATCCTATCCGGAACTTCTGTGTCGtctaaacaaaatgtttgatttctcTAATGTCATGAATAATGAACATGAAGAGTTTCGTAAG CAAATGTTGTTGATCGTGCCGGAAGCATTTCGCCAATGTAGTCTGTATTGTACAGCCGTCGATTTATTGACAGTTTTAAAGGCTGTCGgatacgaaaataataaattgatagatctattttacaaacaaCTGCATCTTAATCGGAGTAAGGAAACGCTTGTATTGATCCTGGCGGCAGATGacgttttcaatatttccgaAAAAGTGAATCCATTTCACCGAAGAAGGGTGTTCGATTATTTTAAACAGAGTTTCAAACATTCCAGTAGTGATAAACAAG TCCTATACGCTTCCTTGATGATACACATGTTAGCAGCTCTCCAATCGACTCCAGACAGATTTCTAGGTGAAGCAAGTAACACAGTTGAAAATGAAGCTCGCGATGTCTTTGAATTCTTATCCAAAGGAATTCATGCAGCTGATAAAATATCATTTGCTGCAGTACAC TTGGGCATAGCCATTTGCGTTTATCATTCGACCTTCCAACGACCAGGAGTGGAACTGCTCAAATCGTTTTCAACACTTGCCGCAATTTCATTTG AATTTCGTTTAAGCTATGAATCGGATGCGAAGAAAGATCCTGTCCTAAATGATTTGCATTTGGTTTCAAAGTTCTGGCGTTGCGCTTGCGGTGTTTATAAAAAGATCAATCCATCGCCTTTAACACCCTCCATAATTTTCGAGTCCTATCCTCACATGAAG ATCTACACAGTAGCTACAGCTGAAGAGTTCCTATTAACGATTTTGGATTACGGATGTGCAGCGGAGAGATTTGAGCTATTTGTTCAGTCGATACACTCTTTAGTGAGGAATTTGGAAAAGGGACAAGTAAAT CCAATCGTGaacaaattgtttaaattcGTCGAAAAAACCAAATGGGCTAGAGACAAAGGCAAAATTGCAACAATGATTTTTCTCAGTAACCTTCCATTCAACCGCACAGACTTTCTTCGGCCTGAGGTAGTCTGGGAagttcaaataaatttgtataaaaatcaGTTGAACATTGATTATCGGAAGAGAGT TATGTACGCACTAAGCGCCCACGTTGCTCGGGAAGTGGATCCTACTCGAAAATATTGGGAAGAACTTTGTCAATACCTATTGCATACTCCAATTGCTGATATGGCACCGGAGACCGAAGAGGTCAGACATTTCTATGACGTGACCGTAGTGTGA
- the LOC119081369 gene encoding proton-coupled folate transporter-like, with translation MMAEKRQGRTGLKPKAEIDSGTRHKADPSQEPLKTLTNFFTVEPIMVFQMSTAILAFMAVQDFLFEKACKVNFGYSDEVCSALKSGDSSQYAEEEANIQKLTGSVMMWRGMLENLFPMILACLIGPWSDKYGRKIPMLAVMVSFIVQHVLLIVCALDPTSTIGANSVGFISSFIVSLTGNNACFIMSCFSYNSDTTPKDKLTQKTGITGCTIFLAITVGMGLSGALSSLGFVKIFTIAAIIETIGFLWLLYGLPNVVRDEKVLKRTTVKTMLSELFDKQNVIDAIGSGVKARPGNDRLKILALLASHCLISAPMMGEGAVMYLFGKYKFGWDAPAFATFMTFKMVTGFIGNFASMIIFGNKMKMSDPAIGIVSCAAHILSCLTFAFASSNALMYTAPIVAMMAGQLMSCGRSIIFKTVSSTETGKINALMSSLDSLTPLLATPVYSFVYSATFENMPGAFFLLSAAFVVPPAIVFWILSHEETNDKTKDE, from the exons ATGATGGCCGAAAAACGACAAGGAAGAACCGGCTTAAAGCCTAAAGCGGAGATCGACAGTGGTACAAGACATAAGGCTGACCCAAGCCAAGAACCACTGAAGACATTAACGAACTTTTTTACGGTTGAACCGATTATGGTGTTTCAAATGTCAACAGCAATATTGGCTTTTATGGCGGttcaagattttcttttcgaaaaagCATGTAAAGTGAATTTTGGATACAGTGACGAAGTCTGTTCTGCTTTAAAATCTGG TGACTCGAGCCAGTATGCAGAAGAAGAGGCTAATATACAAAAGCTTACTGGATCAGTTATGATGTGGAGAGGCATgctggaaaatttatttccaatgATTTTAGCATGTCTCATTGGTCCGTGGAGTGATAAGTATGGACGTAAAATTCCGATGCTTGCGGTAATGGTCAGCTTCATTGTTCAGCACGTCCTCCTAATTGTGTGCGCTTTGGACCCAACTTCAACCATTGGTGCGAATAGCGTCGGATTTATATCGTCGTTTATCGTATCGTTAACAGGCAACAATGCCTGTTTTATCATGAGTTGCTTCAGTTACAATTCCGATACAACACCAAAAGATAAACTGACGCAAAAAACTGGAATAACCGGATGTACCATTTTCCTTGCAATTACAGTTGGCATGGGGTTGTCAGGAGCTTTATCCTCCTTAGgatttgttaaaatatttacaattgcCGCTATTATTGAAACAATCGGCTTTTTGTGGTTACTTTACGGTCTACCGAATGTTGTACGGGACGAAAAGGTTCTTAAACGTACAACAGTTAAAACCATGTTAAGCGAATTGTTCGATAAACAAAACGTTATCGATGCCATTGGTTCAGGCGTAAAGGCTAGACCAGGAAATGATCGTCTAAAAATTTTGGCCCTTCTCGCATCGCACTGTCTTATTAGTGCACCAATGATGG GTGAAGGTGCTGTTATGTACTTATTTGGCAAATACAAATTTGGCTGGGATGCGCCAGCCTTTGCCACCTTCATGACCTTCAAAATGGTTACGGGTTTCATTGGCAATTTCGCGTCAATGATTATTTTcggaaacaaaatgaaaatgtctgATCCTGCTATTGGTATCGTTTCTTGCGCTGCGCATATTCTTTCGTGCTTGACCTTTGCCTTTGCAAGTAGCAACGCACTCATGTATACcg CACCGATTGTTGCCATGATGGCTGGTCAGTTAATGTCCTGCGGTcgatcaattattttcaaaactgTCTCAAGCACCGAAACGGGAAAAATCAACGCCTTGATGAGCAGTCTCGACTCATTAACACCTCTTCTTGCAACGCCAGTTTACAGTTTTGTGTATTCCGCTACATTCGAAAACATGCCGGGAGCTTTCTTTCTCCTTTCCGCCGCATTTGTTGTGCCACCAGCAATCGTTTTCTG GATCTTGTCACACGAAGAGACAAACGATAAGACAAAGGATGAATAA